The following coding sequences lie in one Arachis ipaensis cultivar K30076 chromosome B03, Araip1.1, whole genome shotgun sequence genomic window:
- the LOC107628937 gene encoding uncharacterized protein LOC107628937, which translates to MKYNEIYHFHHPYHKLKFENSEIPFKCDGCKEVGIGSRYKCSTNTLCDYDLHMQCALPSPTFFHPFYRKCNFQFMSHPPGETARYCNACEKDVNGFVYHCRSCGYDLHPCCAKLPMVVEEGEVKLYLYRKVRSWCHHCGRKGGSWSYRSKCKSYTVHVACVREMLVENWHHVYTNSISISMQSSVHRSKGRMKNRCCDIAAFALQIVISAILGDPTPIISAIVASLISTS; encoded by the exons ATGAAATACAATGAGATATACCATTTCCACCACCCTTATCACAAGCTGAAGTTCGAGAACTCTGAAATCCCATTCAAATGTGATGGATGCAAGGAAGTCGGCATAGGGTCACGCTACAAATGCTCCACTAACACCCTTTGTGACTATGATCTTCACATGCAATGTGCATTACCTTCCCCTACTTTCTTCCACCCTTTCTACAGAAAATGCAACTTCCAATTCATGTCTCACCCTCCAG GTGAGACGGCACGATACTGCAATGCATGTGAGAAGGACGTGAATGGGTTCGTGTACCATTGTAGGTCATGCGGCTATGATCTGCACCCATGCTGCGCGAAGCTTCCGATGGTTGTGGAGGAGGGTGAAGTGAAGCTTTACCTGTACAGAAAAGTGAGGTCATGGTGCCACCATTGCGGTAGAAAGGGAGGTAGTTGGAGTTACAGGTCGAAGTGCAAGAGCTACACCGTTCATGTGGCGTGTGTGAGGGAGATGCTTGTGGAGAATTGGCACCATGTTTATACAAACAGCATCAGCATCAGCATGCAGAGTAGTGTGCATAGGAGTAAGGGGAGGATGAAGAACAGGTGCTGTGATATTGCAGCATTTGCTCTGCAGATTGTTATCTCAGCGATCTTGGGAGATCCAACGCCTATCATTTCTGCCATTGTTGCCTCACTCATTTCAACTTCTTAG